A stretch of Desulfobacter hydrogenophilus DNA encodes these proteins:
- a CDS encoding DUF362 domain-containing protein has translation MGADVFFMDITATSRENLPAKLERLVTTAGLHAILDKNDLTAVKVHFGEQGNTAYIRPVLIRKIIRAIRKADATPFLTDANTLYVGTRSDAVSHIKTAVENGFSYSSMDAAPLIIADGLFGKSETAVRVNLKHNKEVFIGSEIINANALVSLAHFKGHELSGFGGTLKNLGMGCASRRGKLDQHSNVSPKIKRKTCIGCGLCAQHCPGQAITIENKKAYMNKTACIGCAECIVRCPTQSININWNQDVPVFLEKMMEYTAGVLKDKTGKCLFVNFITNISPKCDCLPYAEAPICNDIGVVASCDPVAIDQASADLVNQAQGLASSVLTTHLDPGEDKFKGLYPHVDWEHQLAYAQEIGLGKRRYNLIKLETLAYKNPGAHS, from the coding sequence ATGGGTGCTGATGTATTTTTCATGGACATAACCGCCACATCAAGGGAAAACCTGCCTGCCAAGTTGGAACGTCTGGTAACCACGGCAGGGCTTCACGCAATCCTGGACAAAAATGACCTGACCGCTGTAAAGGTGCATTTCGGTGAACAGGGAAATACGGCTTATATCCGCCCTGTCCTTATCCGTAAAATTATCCGGGCCATCAGAAAAGCAGACGCCACACCTTTTCTGACCGATGCCAACACCCTTTACGTGGGCACCCGCTCTGATGCAGTCTCCCATATCAAAACCGCTGTGGAAAATGGATTTTCATATTCATCCATGGATGCAGCCCCGTTGATCATTGCCGACGGCCTGTTCGGAAAAAGCGAGACTGCTGTAAGGGTGAATCTCAAACACAACAAGGAAGTATTTATCGGGTCGGAAATCATCAATGCCAACGCCCTAGTGTCACTGGCCCATTTCAAGGGACATGAGCTGTCCGGATTCGGCGGCACCCTTAAAAATCTGGGGATGGGATGTGCATCCCGCCGGGGCAAGTTGGACCAGCATTCCAATGTAAGTCCTAAAATCAAACGCAAAACCTGCATTGGTTGCGGCCTGTGTGCCCAACATTGCCCGGGGCAGGCCATAACCATTGAGAACAAAAAAGCCTATATGAATAAAACGGCCTGTATCGGATGTGCCGAATGTATTGTGCGTTGCCCCACCCAGTCCATCAACATCAACTGGAACCAGGATGTCCCCGTATTTCTTGAAAAAATGATGGAATATACCGCCGGCGTACTGAAAGATAAAACCGGGAAATGCCTGTTTGTTAACTTTATCACCAATATCTCCCCGAAATGTGACTGCCTACCCTATGCCGAGGCTCCCATCTGCAACGATATCGGCGTGGTGGCATCCTGTGATCCCGTAGCCATTGACCAGGCCAGTGCAGACCTTGTTAACCAGGCCCAGGGTCTTGCCTCTTCGGTGTTGACCACCCACCTGGACCCGGGGGAGGACAAATTCAAAGGACTTTATCCGCACGTGGACTGGGAACACCAACTTGCGTATGCCCAGGAGATCGGCCTTGGTAAAAGACGTTACAACCTGATCAAACTGGAGACCCTGGCATATAAAAATCCAGGGGCACACAGCTAA